From a single Cyprinus carpio isolate SPL01 chromosome A3, ASM1834038v1, whole genome shotgun sequence genomic region:
- the LOC109052185 gene encoding zinc finger protein 501-like, whose translation MSGGVLSELRSAAVKMEFVKEESEEDISELETWRIKHEEPEPLIIKHEEPEPLIIKHEEQGEFNEGNEENVELSESEKKKHIKTKKKPWSCSQTKQKVLKKRRAKTSFTCTQCGKSFTSKYSLNVHMRVHTGEKPFKCSDCDKRFIYSGDLKTHERIHSGEKLYRCDQCGKSFARKGHLNRHMRVHTGEKPFTCDQCGKSFRQSAHLKDHMMIHTGEKWHTCDQCDKTFLRASDLTKHMIVHTKEKPHSCYLCGKSYSCLQSLKVHQKIHTAVREHVCFECDKTFTLAKYLKQHERIHCGETPYECSHCDKRFSQAAHLKRHERIHTGEKPYKCSHCDKRFSRSGHLKRHERIHTGEKPYKCSHCDKRFCQSGDLKKHERIHTGEKPYHCTACGNRFIQLSALHRHTKNNHSK comes from the exons ATGTCTGGAGGAGTATtatctgaactgagatctgctgctgtgaagatggagtttgttaaagaggagagtgaagaggaCATCAGTGAActagaaacctggagaataaaacatgaagaaCCAGAACCCTTgataataaaacacgaggaaccagaacccttgataataaaacacgaggaacagggag agtttaatGAAGGAAATGAGGAGAATGTAGAATTGAGTGAAtctgagaagaaaaaacatatcaaaacaaagaaaaaaccttggagttgctctcaaaccaaacaaaaagttttgaagaaaagaagagccaagacatctttcacctgcactcagtgtggaaagagttttacgaGCAAATATAGTCTTAatgttcacatgagagttcatactggagagaaaccattcaagTGTTCagactgtgacaagagattcatttattcaggagacctgaaaacacatgagaggatccactcTGGAGAAAAACTGTACagatgtgatcagtgcgggaagagcttTGCACGAAAAGGACACCTTAATAGGcatatgagagttcatactggagagaaaccattcacttgtgatcagtgcgggaagagtttcagacAATCAGCACATCTTAAGGATCACATgatgatccacactggagagaagtgGCATACGTGTGATCAatgtgacaaaacatttttgagggCATCAGACCTGACGAAACACATGatagttcatacaaaggagaaaccacattcatgttattTGTGTGGAAAAAGTTATTCATGTCTTCAAAGCTTGAAAGTTCATCAGAAAATACACACTGCTGTGAGAGAGCATGTGTGCTTTGAGTGTGATAAGACTTTTACTTtagctaaatatttaaaacagcatgAGAGGATTCACTGTGGAGAAACACCTTAcgagtgttcacactgtgacaagagattcagtcaggcAGCACatctgaaaagacatgagaggattcacactggagagaaaccttacaagtgttcacactgtgacaagagattcagtcggtcaggacatctgaaaagacatgagaggatccacactggagagaaaccttacaagtgttcacactgtgacaagagattttGTCAGTCAGGAGACCTGAAAAAAcacgagaggattcacactggagagaaaccatatcactgcactgcatgtgggaaTCGTTTCATTCAGTTATCCGCTCtacacagacatacaaaaaacaatcacagtaagtag